The following is a genomic window from Brachionichthys hirsutus isolate HB-005 unplaced genomic scaffold, CSIRO-AGI_Bhir_v1 contig_764, whole genome shotgun sequence.
TTCAGCAGCCCCAATTTGAGGTGGAGCTGGAGACCGAAGACTTGAGCCTGGAGGAGGCTGAAGAAGCAAAGGAGTCCCCTCTTCACAAGAGACTAAGCCTGAGTCTGATAACTTGTCGTGAGGGAGCAACGTCGTCCCAGGTTTATGCTGAGGTGCATTACGATGGCGCGTCGTCTCCAGTACCGAGTCCAGGAAAGGACCTACCTGGGGATGGTGTTGATCATTCGTATGCCCTTCCATTGATCACTCTTAAAACTGAGTCTGACGAACCCACCGTTGCAGATTGTTCACCAGCTCAAGTGTCAGAGGAAGCGGAACACGCGGCGTCCACATTGCCCTCTGCTCCCACTCTGTCAGATCAATTAAATGTCCTCCGCTTGGCGGAACCACGACCCGACACCAGCATCCACCGCCCCTTTCTGGAAGCGGGGAGGAGCCCCAGCACGGTCGTGTTAAAGCCACAGTGGTTGGGAAAAGGCTTCGGTGCCACTGGGCAAAGAGCTCGAGGCGTGCAGGGATACGGTGGAAGAGGAAGTTCCTCTGCTCTTGCTGTGGCTGTGAAGAATATGGCCAATGAGAAGGTGGAACCGCCTGTCAGACGAATCCAGACAGGTACGCGTAAAAAGCTTTGGCATCTCATTGTCTCATAACAAAATCCATGTTGTTaatgtttctgttctctttcaAGACAATGAGGGTCGCTCCCCATTGCAAATCCTGAGGGAAACCAACTCGCCCAGGATCCAGCGTCCTCAGGTACCGTCAAGCACTGACACTTTGATAGGGATACCGACTGCTCTTGTTTACTGAATATTAATTTTGAGACGTTTACAAtgatttgggattttttttttttaattcaaagtcGACTAAAGTAATGTGTCTTGTTTTtccagaagaagctgaaggtgTCTACTCCTGATAGGCAGAGGCTCGGACAGATGGACCTCAGGACGCTGTCAGTCTCCTTTGATAAGGAGAATAGATGATCCACTGCATTGAACAAGATTCAGTATCTACATTTCTGCTTCTTTTATTGTCTCTTAAAACAAGCTTATATAtgtacagttttttttaattgacgTCTTTGTTATACTGTATCGCTTTACTTCAACTTCAGGTATTTTTCTGTCCTGTTCTCTcgtgtatataaataaaattctGATGCATAATCTAATTGCCGTAttttgtattgctttttttgGGCTGATTCTGAAACGCCAAACTTGCAACATTCCTAGATTCAGGTTCCCTACAAAGAGGGCAAATGAAATGAACACTAAATGTGTTAATCTAGTAAACACTGCAAATTTTCATTGAATTGGATTTGCcgtttaaattattttgacacacCGGTTGATGCCTTTTTAAccaattttcattcattcttgagCATTTTAGAATTAAGTATTAAATACTAGAGTTGAGACTATAATCTGTGAAAATTTTCTTGGGCTGATAAATATAAATGTCCTAAAAATTCTGATGTATTTAATGTCTGACTCCATGTCCACTGCCGTTGTAATCAACTCTTTGGAAGCAAAATTCTTAAGTCTGCCCACCAGAAATTAAagtcaaaaacatttaatgcagAATCCCATTTTATTAGTCgttttaaaaactgcagtattGCAAGTTGTGGAAAAGATGCagtattaatttgtttcaaaaCTTACAGGATTTCTTGTTTTCATGTTCACAACTCTTCAAGTTTATTTTGTACTCTTGATGAGGAAAAGGTAAGCAGTCGTACAGACTCGTGTGCACATTAaaccatctaaaaacactcataCCAACGTCCGCCTGAGACAAATgggtcatttttttttttgtaagtgcTTAGTGAGCCATGGTAACGATTTTATTATCCCATCTGCCACTTTTTGACCAAAGCACTTTTCAGGTCTAgctactcgggggggggggggggggggattagaccAAACGATGAGACCCATATTCTGCCATCAATCACTCACAAAACAGCCCAAACACTAATATAGACATCTGCAAACTAAAACTCTATTTTAATTAATATTAGAAAATGAAACTTAAGTAAATGTAAGCATGCAGGGAATCTATGAAAACTAAGAACAAATTAGtctcaaacaaaaacactcgcATGATTCATATGACAACTTATGCTTGGATATAAAACACAGCATATAGTAGCTACTGTGAACCTACATCTTGACACATTTTCTTCTATCATCCAGTGTGCTACCATTTCCATGCTGGTATCTGCTCTCATTGGGTGATCTCTCAAAGTTACTGCCATAAATGTGTTATGGATTTCAATGCGATCTATAAAACTTAAAAGGAATGTTCTTTTCTGAGACCTCAACAATATGTGCCAcccaaaatccccccccccggtaacGTGAAAAGAAAGGTGAGCGCAATGTgacaagagaggaggaaatcTTCACATTACAAACCAACGTCAGATAGGACTTGGCACAATTGAAATACCCTCTTCTCACCCCATGCAGCTCCCATTGCCCCTCATTCCCTCCCTCaagctctttttttcctccaatcTTCTTTGCCTCCTGCTTGGTAGCAAGGAATAGCTTCAGTTCCATATTTTGAGGAAGCTGTCCCAGGATCCTGTGCAGCATGCCATGCCATCTGAGGACACTCCGATGCAGCTCACTCTGTTATCGTGGCCGGCCAGCGCTCCTGGACCAcagcacagaagaaaaaaaaaaaaccatcataTGATCTGCAAAAAGTGTCATTTCTGACCGATCCCCATAATAGAAGAGAGACTCTGAACCTGTACTCACCCACTCTCTCAGCTTGAAGCGTGTCCCAAATGTTGACATTAAAATCATCATAGCCAGCGAGTAGCAGGCGTCCAGACAGGGACGAGGCCAGGGAGGTCACCCCACACATGATGCTGGAGTCCTGGTAGGTGATGAGCTCCTGGTCAGCTCGTAGGTCAAACAGCTTACAGGTGGCATCATCTGACCCTGTTATCACCGCGGTACCACTGGGAAAGAACTGCAATAGCGACAGAGCGATCAGAAACTGGGCCCTCCTTTGAGCATCTCAAACAGAATGGATCCTCACCCCGATAGCATTGATGTCACTTTCATGGCCCCCGAAGGTCTGTCTGCATGTGCCCTCCCTGATGTCCCACAGCTTGGCCGTGAAGTCACAAGCCCCAGAAATGAAAAACTTGTAGTCTGGGGACACAGCTAGCGACATGCAGTCTCCCTGGTGTCCCGCAAAGATGGTCTTCTCGGTCCCTGTCTCAATGTCCCATAgcacactggaggaggagacagaccaGAAgcggtgtttgtttctgttttatctACAGAGAACCGGTTTGCAAGATACTTTTCAAACGGGTTAAACATGATATATTCTCACCAAGTGCAGTCTCCAGAGCTGGTGATGATTTCACTGTCACTGAGGAAACGACAGCAGGACAGGTAGCCTGatcgagtaaaaaaaaaaaaaaagtcccaccAGGACATCAAATGTAGAAGCATCAGCGACTTTAAGAGATCACGTTTCCGAGCCGTGTCGTCCTACCTGTGTGCGCTGCCAGCTCACGCATGACCTTGACATTTCCATCCTTGCCCTTGAGGTTGTAGATGGAGCACATGTTGTCCAGACCGCCACAAGCCACTAGGTTCCCCGAAGGCGCATACGAACAAGTCATCACCCACGATGACTTGAGAGGGATGGCGTTCACCTGGAGACATAGAAAAGACACGGGAAAACTCTTCTGTAAGCGCTGAAAGGAAATAAACTCCAATTTATAGAGTtttcaataaaaatattttttgtttgaatttgcCTTTAATGCTAGTAGATGGGTCTTTGTTaaaattattgtaattattataaaacacacaacccccccccccccccccccccccctccttttaaACGATTGAGTCTTGCTTGTCTACTTCTTAGTATTTGATGTTTTagagaaatatttgttttcaggCGCTTTAGGGCTTGTGGGTTGCGTGTGCACTTCTATTGGCTCAAGGTTGGATCTACACTGCAAGGCTTAATCCTCAGTGTCAACCAAAAAGTTTGCATTACTAGAATCCTAAACCGTCGCTGCTTCGTTGTGTCTCACCTTGTTGGTTGTAATCGTGTCCCACACAATGAGTTTTCCATCTTGTGAGGCACTGACACACAGCCTGATGTTAGGACAAACAATGAAACAGGGAAAGAAAGCGACATATAAGCATTTCGTGACGCTCCAAATTTGAACAGACCCCTCCCACAGCCTGGACGTGAAATAAAGCCGCAGGTGTTCTTTAAATCATGTGTGCAATTTGCTGTGCATTTTACTTGGACTCAGCACCCCAGTGCATTGCATAGATCTTAGCAAGGTGACCCCGTAGTGTTTTCCTGGTCTTCATTTGGACCCGAGCCACCACGGTGGTCCCTGCTGCCGCTTCCTGCAGTGTGGTGTCCTGCACGGCCTTACGAGCTGcctggagaacacacacacacacacacacacacagtctggttCCGACTACTGGGCTAAAATGTAATTACGAATAATATTCATCATAGTCACATCATGTCACAGTGGAGAACTACATGTCTCTCCCTCTAATAAAGGTGCTGCTGGGCCTACTGACAGTGATCTGATCCTTGAGACTGTCTGCTTCCTTTCGCAGTTCCTCCATTTCACCCATGGCGATGTCACCAGTGGAGACAGTGAGAGATGGCAAGAAAAGCAGATAATCCTGAAAGGTAGCAAAATGGCAGagagacaacccccccccccccaaaaaaaaaaattagaattcCACCTCTATGAATTCAATCCAACAACAGATATTCTTTCTAGCATCGGCCGGACACTCATTTATAGATTTTGCCTGCTCTGATCTGAACGGAATTGAATTCTTCCCATCTCCGGTCTCTGaccaaagtgtgtttttgcaAGTCAAAACTGCCCTCGTCTACTTTGCAAACTTTCGTAAACCCACGGAAGCACACGCACAGGAACTCACAGGAACACACCTACTCTTACATTGGTTTatgcatgtacacacagacAGTATGAATGTTTAAGCATGGCATTCAGAGGCAGTACCCGCTCGTTAGCgtatgtgacacacacacacacgcaccctcaCCCTGAATGTACACACAAACCGgtatgtcctgtaataatgtcATTAGAGGAGCCGGCCGCTTGTCACTGTACGATAAATTCCCAAACAATGAATGCCATCAGCAATCCAGAGAGCCTTCGCCTGTTGCTGGTGGCTATTGAATTTAGTAATGCCGTGATTAAATATGGAATGTTTAGCAGTCACCAATCACCTAATGGACAAAGAAGCACAGTGTGATAACTGTAATCAAGGGACAGTTAAAAAGGCAGAGTCTTGATCTCAGGCTGATTTTACATTAGTTCACCTCGGCGATAACAGATGTTACAaagagcttttctttctttgaataaaaaatagatgTCTTAATCTTACCTTGAAAACTGATGAGAGGGAATACTCGGGCTGATCTTTTTGTTTGCCTACCTGTGGCAATagctctcttgctctctcgctctctattTGAATGACTGTCCCTGTCACAACACATGACCCAGCTGATTTGCTTCTAATTTGTTTGACgtgaaaaggagaggaaggagagaacgaGGGAGTGACTCTTTGGAGGAGTTCAGATGGTTTATTATTGGGCTCTAACTTTTgctgatgatggatgatgacctgaaaacacattaaaatgaaatcgAAACGGCTTATGATTTATGGCGATTATAGCATTGTAGTTTTCCAAACAGCAAGGGCATGGCTGCCCCGCCTTTAGCTGCTGAGGAAGTTGGAAACTGGATTTTAGGTCTTTGTCCCAGATGGTAAATTGCTTTGATAATAAGTGTTGTAATGAATGCTTCAGCGTTTGAGTCGTGCTATTACCCTTTTGCCATTCTGTTCCGGGGAAGCTGCCATTGTTCCATGTGATTAAATGACAGCTAGGTGGGTGACGAAGTGCATTAGTGCATCCagggagaagagagggaggcaggagAGTGAGATTTAAATCTGACTGAGTTTTTAAGGGAAGCCTTTTGAATCAAATCTGCTCTCATCCGATTACTGACTGCTCTTTGCATCTGGGTATGAGATGGAGAaatggaatggggggggggggggcaatagtgGGATGAGAGTTATGGAGGGAGCAGGTGGAGGATCTCGACTGGGATGCTGAAAGAGTTGTGAGGCTGGAAATCAGTGACAGGTTTTTTCAAAAAGACTGGGTAACTGTGGCCTCATGCAGGTTGCATCTTCACCACAGATGAGAGGTAGCgaccaaaaaataataataataataattcatagtTCTTGTTTATTTGACCTGAAATGAACAGATTAGTATTGTCTCCTAGTATTTCCTAAAAAGAGATGGATGCTATGATGTCTGTTCTGGGTGCATAAGGCGATGAAATGTTGTATATCAATAATCAGACtgtatttattgtaattacacttttcttttttataaaataacatttctgtCAGCCGCTAGAAGCCCTTGATTCgccccaaaaaataaaacaaatgtgtcttGTTATTTTATCCATCATAAAATAACAAGACACCATCATTACCATTTCAACAGGGATTATTCTATTATCATACATATCATTTACCGGTAAATTATATTTACCATCGTGAAGATTTTCTTCCCATAAAGCCATAAAGTTGATGACATACAAGTGCGTTAGAATTTTAAATAGCATCTCCGTGTACCATTTCAGAATATTTAACTGCAAATACGCGTAACTATAAGATTACAAGCATATGGTGTTAAAACATTAGCAGCTTTTTCAttgaagaaatattttttttaaagttaggATTCATCATCACAGCAATCATTCAGTTTTGCCACCTATAAAGCCAGTTTTTTAACAGAATAATTTCTGGTCACAACTTTCCAAAAAATTCCCAAGCCAATTCTTATCACATGACCATCCACTTACTGATCAGGTGTCTCCTTTCAATGTGACCGGCAGATCTTTTAATCAATGTTCCTCCAGCGGTCTCCCTCTGCTTGCAGTCATAAGTTGAGCCCGCCTGTTAAAGCACTTTCTCCCACTCATTCACTTTTGGTATCACACACAACAGAATATCCCTCCACTGCTCCTATGAGGAACAGATGAGGATTGGAGGGATGAAGGGAGATCAGCAATCAAGGGATAAACTCCAGGATGGACAGAAAGAGGGGTGGGGgtaaaaagagacagagacggagaggagacattggggcggggggggaccaAACAAGGTGCAAAATGTGGTTAAAGGGTCACAAGACATGAGCTGGGTTAAATCCGATTCAGAAACTAGGATGGAAATcatggaggggaggggaaggAAGATAAATAGAGGCCCAGAGAACATGGCTTTTTATGGTGCTGGGGTCGTCTTTAACGGATCCGTGACTGACGAGAGGGTTTGTGTTTCGTAAACCCAAGGTGAAGCTAATATTAGAATGGCAGAAGCAGAGATCAGACTGGTGACGCAGAGTTACTGTGGGTTTCAGGAGAGAGATCTTTATGGTTCATTCCTAGTATGCAGTTTCACCAGGTACGGATGCTTACGTGAACAGGGTTCAAGCTTTGTACTACTCTCATTGGCTTACAGTCTGTCCTTAGGGGTGCTTCATCCCACCTCCTGTTCAACCCAAGACTGCAGAGAGCTCTTCCAATCCCGTCTCCGGTGCCCTCCTCCGTCTGTTAGACAGCGTGCAACTCACCGCTGCACATGATCTGTTGTTATCTAACAAAGAAAATCACGTGCATTGGCTATGAAATCGCACTCACGGTCATGAGCACTTCCAGCACCACGCATCAAAGTTAAATGTACTATGCTGAACAAATAGAATCGAAATCCCcctgtttgtttctgtggaGACCCTTTCCTCTGTACTACACCTTTGAATGATATGTTTTCAAGCAAAATGGCACACCCTCGGTACTTACTAATTTTACATTGTGTCTCAGACCACAGAGTAACCTAAGGTTACACATAAAGACGTAATTACACAGGCTTGCAACATGTCGAAGGTGTAATTACATGTGTTTGTACTCTGGTGCATTTTTACTGACATTTTCAGCACTTTAAAAAGCCTTTGGCGAAGTTTATTTTGCATCTTTTCCCGTGTGAAACAGAAGCCATGTCGAAATTAGAAATTAGCCACAGTAGACTTTTATTATGCTACTTCCTACTTCTTCTaaacattttgacttttttGCTCACTCAaacgcagcagcagagacagaagcagaCTGACTGAGATTAATGAGCTGGGCTGGAATTCATAGAAATGGCATTTGAGAGCTGTGAAATGCATCACAGaacggattaaaaaataaagacaaagaagGATTTGTTAGCATCCAAACATGCACTACTCACTACAAAGGCAAAGCGAGTGTGTTATCTTAGTTCAAAGCAACGATGTTTTGATCTCTGCTGTATAATCTCGTCTGTAAATTATTTCTAGCATCGCTGCAGTTTATCCgatatttttaaagttattgtTGGACGAGTGTATTTTTAGTCTGTAATTCCTGAAAAGGGCCGGGATATCTATGATGCATTATATAGACAGAACACCCACTTCAGAGAGGATTAACGCAGACTTTCAGGGTGCTGCGTGGTTTCAGCAAGTTAGGGAGGGAAGAGGTTAAAGCCAAGACTCCGTTAAACAACCCCGCCGACCCAATTCTGCAGCAGTGGGGGGGTTACAACACAGAGGGGAGTGAGAGTGTTAATATGGGCTGTAAACAGTACTTGACTCAGTTCCTAATGcactaaagggggggggggggctggctgtaATGGGAAGGATAAGGTGGAAGTGGTTGAGCGGGTGACGCTCCACGGTAGACGTGAATGATTAAATCATCTCTTGCTGGATTAACATTCCATATTTTAAATGGGAGATTTTTTAAGCTTCATAAACAAATGCACTCATTTATGAGAGATTACTGGTAATCTCGCTCTTtctatcacccccccccccccccatctctccctctcttacTGCCTTGAACAGTCGTTTCTGACGTACTGTGTTAATGCAACTACTTTATTAAACGTTTCCCGCTGCTGCGTTGTAGTAAAATGGTTAAAAAGATGTTCAAATGCAACtttgacaaagaaaatgcaacCTGAGAAAGCACAAAATGTAACTCTAACAGACAAAAGGGCAAAAAGCAATATTTTAACTTGGAATATGACCTTCGGCCTTTGCCTacaacagcagggggggggggggagtactgCAAAAGATGGGACTGTTTTACACAACCTGTGGACGATGACAATGTTGACGAGATTTGAATTGTACCTGGGGCTCTGGTGAGTTATTTTATTCTCTGCATgccacaaaacatttaaaaataaagtaaaaaaaaaaaagatatttggtGATAACATTTGGAGCCATGACCAGTGGCATTTCTGGAGGTGAGAGAGGTCTCCAGCTCCTCAGATGTTTTACTTGGATCTCTTGTCTTCCTGAATGAGCGTTCATCACGCTCTTGGAAGGTTCACTGTTGTTCCAAGTCTTCTCCATCTGAGGATAATGTTTCTTTCTGTCCGTCTGTGGATTCCAAGAGCTTTGTAACCCTTCCAAGACGGATTCCTgtcaacttcttcttcttcgtgtcTTCTGGAATGTCTTTTGATTTTGGCTTAGGCCGGGTGATACTGATGACTTTGTTGAACAGGCCCGAGTGTATTTGCTTCATCTGCAACCATTATTGGTGCATTTTTGCGGCTTAAGTTTCAAAGGGGAGCAAACCATATCACTAAGCTGCCATGTTAGCAGTTTACTCATCCTGTTTGACattaaattatgttttaagATCCAGTACTTTAGTTCTTAAGAGACTcacatttatttcttttatgaCCTTTTCATTTCTAAAAGGCGTGAAATCAATCACTCCTGCAGCTTTAAAACAGCTCATATTTAAATTAGAACGATAGAAGAGCAGTGTTACCTCACATATCTTCATCACACACAGTATAAACAGCGTCTGCAAACATGCATTCggctttacaaaaaaaaaaaaaaaaaatacattcaaatttATCAAACAATGCAGCACGTGAAAAGTGAACGTGGAGTTTAAAAACTCAAGTGTTCGTGTTTGGTTCGATGACCGATGTGTGCACTGGAGTGGAGTCAGACGACTGCTTCAGTCTGTCGGATTTTGTTATGGCTCTCACAACTCATCTCTGCCACCAACCAcattccctcttctcctctcctttgGCGCCTGGCTCCGAGCATTCCGGATgacttttccttcttcctcctcgtccttttTCACTACTTGCTGTCCATCTGCAGCCCATATGGCCTCTGCCTCCTCTCGCTCCtgagggagagaagaagaagtataGCAACAATGGCTCGCCTTCATTCctgttatattttatatttcaattCTCACTTTTCTTACAGTGTTATATAACACATGACAGCACCACATTGTGTGATGTGAACATGCTCACCATGTCCCTGTAGAGCTTCTCCTTTGAGAACCAGAGTGCCAGCGCACACCTCCGGCCGCTGGTCACCGCGGTAACACCATGTGGATTGACTGGCCCCGAGGAGAAGCCGACCAGTCGACCGCAGCTGGGTTTGACTCTGGCCTGGGGACACGACACGGAGAGGGAAGGGGAAAAACAGGTTTCATTTCTCGCAAAAGTGAGTGGGCCTGAGGTTGAAAAGCGACTTACTGTTTCTGTCTTGGCATCCCTGCTGGTGAAGAACAACTCTCCTCCATCAAAGTTGTCGTTCAGGTAGAGGATGGCACTGGGAGGGAAAACACTCAGCTGTAAAAGCACCCATCATGGTCTCTGTTGGTTAACCTTTGACCTTAAAATGCAATCATTGATATTTTGTTGATAAAGTTTTACAAAGCTTTACTAATACAGTTTGCCTTTTTGTCTACTGTGCCTGTTTATTTTGAGTACCTGAGGTCTCTGTGTATAAATGCCGGAGGCTCCCTCCAGCACTGCTTTGTCTCGGGCTCCAGGAGACAGTTGTCAACGTGGACGGGGTGAGACAGGTCCATCCTGCCCTCCTGGTCACCTCGGCACAGAGAATCAAAGGAACTATTTCACTTCCTCAAGCAACACGTCAAAGTCCACAGAGTAAAAATCAGACCAGCCTGTAGTTGTAGTTCCACACGTTCATCCCTTCCAGCAAATAATAGCGATCCCACACGAGAGACATACGGATAAAGTGGGGATTACCTGCAACAGCAGTGCGGCAGACCAGGTGTGTGAAAGTGATGAAGAGTCCTGAGGGGCTCCGGAAGTAGGAATGCAGCAGgtctctcactctttctcccAGCTCATGTAGAAGCCTGGA
Proteins encoded in this region:
- the LOC137915785 gene encoding cell division cycle-associated protein 3-like; amino-acid sequence: MGSFKSKEAESSPAMPQPAIKNNRVSRLMDPRSPSTEVDRTPIQVNGLVPKAVADAKAECPGAFTDPRSPTFGVTRTPVRDIIRATVGSYARRLGLLFHNEAEGKVPQKDFKGEELASTDSLQPPLKQCSLDSEAEQANLLVTPVMPPLQSVADASPFVLLQQPQFEVELETEDLSLEEAEEAKESPLHKRLSLSLITCREGATSSQVYAEVHYDGASSPVPSPGKDLPGDGVDHSYALPLITLKTESDEPTVADCSPAQVSEEAEHAASTLPSAPTLSDQLNVLRLAEPRPDTSIHRPFLEAGRSPSTVVLKPQWLGKGFGATGQRARGVQGYGGRGSSSALAVAVKNMANEKVEPPVRRIQTGTHNEGRSPLQILRETNSPRIQRPQKKLKVSTPDRQRLGQMDLRTLSVSFDKENR
- the LOC137915773 gene encoding guanine nucleotide-binding protein G(I)/G(S)/G(T) subunit beta-3-like; translation: MGEMEELRKEADSLKDQITAARKAVQDTTLQEAAAGTTVVARVQMKTRKTLRGHLAKIYAMHWGAESKLCVSASQDGKLIVWDTITTNKVNAIPLKSSWVMTCSYAPSGNLVACGGLDNMCSIYNLKGKDGNVKVMRELAAHTGYLSCCRFLSDSEIITSSGDCTCVLWDIETGTEKTIFAGHQGDCMSLAVSPDYKFFISGACDFTAKLWDIREGTCRQTFGGHESDINAIGFFPSGTAVITGSDDATCKLFDLRADQELITYQDSSIMCGVTSLASSLSGRLLLAGYDDFNVNIWDTLQAERVGALAGHDNRVSCIGVSSDGMACCTGSWDSFLKIWN